One window of Roseisolibacter agri genomic DNA carries:
- a CDS encoding tetratricopeptide repeat protein: MQALSRSTVALTLALALALPVAARRADAQVAPAPSTTSTRPIAVSELVEFLRLRFPTMRVIAQVRANCLAAPLTGADEQRLRTAGADDKFIADVRASCVASNQMVAIVDSSGGMITPRVQQMQRSCERGAVAVCDSVADLYIEGIFAPKSRSRAADFLLVACSAGREESCVRAVDILEASAEARDHQKAAQVLTQRCDVGVLAGCRRLGGQYAEGRGVPKDGERAVALYRRACDGNDAEACVEASALLMEGKSVAVDSAAALGYLVKACEKGAAPIAAQHCAAAGASLARGAVPADDARAVVLLQRGCDAGDARACGELAGLIQAGRVPDRPVAQAAVLYDKSCTAGRAADCASLATLLAEGTAVPKDVARAVALWEDACTKGVATACVRVASAYVAGRGVTADLAKATRLYRAACDARAAAACLALGHMALRGEGQPKSPQAAFRLFEQACAGGETAACGEEGLLVVRGLGAPRDLERARARFTTACEGGAVAYCVDLARLLVRDGAPDSLAARAVALYQRACDGKEPRGCGWLGVALQSGRGVAPDPVRGARLFASACEAGDSHGCAQLGQAFATGTGVATDHTRAVISYEKSCTLGDGDGCSALAEMFWNGKPMPRDRARAVVLWQRGCAVDGAAACWQYGQRLVKGDDVPKDEAKGADALARSCDGGEARACALLAEQVQAGRGVPADPTRAQTLMQRACDLGLTDRRCRK, from the coding sequence GTGCAAGCGCTCTCACGATCGACCGTCGCGCTGACGCTCGCGCTGGCCCTCGCGCTGCCCGTTGCCGCGCGCCGCGCCGATGCCCAGGTCGCGCCGGCGCCGAGCACCACGTCCACGCGCCCCATCGCGGTTAGCGAGCTGGTGGAGTTCCTCCGCCTGCGCTTCCCGACGATGCGCGTCATCGCGCAGGTGCGCGCCAACTGCCTCGCCGCGCCGCTGACGGGAGCGGACGAGCAGCGGCTGCGCACCGCGGGCGCCGACGACAAGTTCATCGCCGACGTGCGCGCGTCGTGCGTCGCGTCCAACCAGATGGTCGCGATCGTCGACTCGTCGGGCGGGATGATCACGCCGCGCGTGCAGCAGATGCAGCGCTCGTGCGAGCGCGGCGCGGTCGCGGTGTGCGACTCGGTGGCCGACCTCTACATCGAGGGGATCTTCGCACCGAAGAGCCGCAGCCGGGCGGCGGACTTCCTCCTCGTCGCGTGCAGCGCGGGCCGCGAGGAGTCGTGCGTGCGCGCGGTCGACATCCTGGAGGCGAGCGCGGAGGCGCGCGACCACCAGAAGGCCGCGCAGGTGCTGACGCAGCGCTGCGACGTCGGCGTGCTGGCGGGCTGCCGCCGGCTGGGCGGGCAGTACGCGGAGGGGCGCGGCGTGCCGAAGGACGGCGAGCGCGCGGTCGCGCTCTATCGCCGCGCGTGCGACGGCAACGACGCCGAGGCATGCGTGGAGGCGTCGGCGCTCCTCATGGAAGGGAAGAGCGTCGCGGTCGACAGCGCGGCGGCGCTCGGCTACCTGGTGAAGGCGTGCGAGAAGGGCGCGGCGCCGATCGCCGCGCAGCACTGCGCGGCCGCGGGCGCGTCGCTCGCGCGCGGCGCGGTGCCGGCGGACGACGCGCGCGCGGTCGTGCTGCTGCAGCGCGGCTGCGACGCGGGCGACGCCCGCGCGTGCGGCGAGCTCGCGGGGCTCATCCAGGCGGGGCGCGTGCCGGACCGGCCCGTGGCGCAGGCGGCGGTGCTCTACGACAAGAGCTGCACCGCCGGCCGCGCGGCCGACTGCGCGTCGCTCGCCACGCTGCTGGCCGAGGGCACCGCGGTGCCGAAGGACGTGGCGCGCGCGGTGGCGCTGTGGGAGGACGCGTGCACGAAGGGCGTCGCCACCGCGTGCGTGCGCGTGGCGTCGGCGTACGTCGCGGGCCGCGGCGTCACCGCGGACCTCGCGAAGGCGACGCGGCTGTACCGCGCGGCCTGCGACGCGCGCGCGGCCGCGGCCTGCCTCGCGCTCGGCCACATGGCGCTGCGCGGCGAGGGGCAGCCGAAGTCGCCGCAGGCGGCGTTCAGGCTGTTCGAGCAGGCGTGCGCGGGCGGGGAGACCGCGGCGTGCGGTGAGGAAGGATTGCTCGTGGTGCGCGGCCTGGGCGCCCCGCGCGACCTGGAGCGCGCCCGCGCGCGCTTCACGACGGCGTGCGAGGGCGGCGCGGTGGCGTACTGCGTGGACCTGGCGCGGCTGCTCGTGCGCGACGGCGCGCCGGACTCGCTCGCGGCGCGCGCGGTCGCGCTCTATCAGCGCGCATGCGACGGCAAGGAGCCGCGCGGCTGCGGCTGGCTCGGCGTCGCGCTGCAGTCGGGGCGCGGCGTGGCGCCCGATCCGGTGCGCGGGGCGCGCCTGTTCGCGAGCGCGTGCGAGGCCGGCGACTCGCACGGCTGCGCGCAGCTGGGCCAGGCGTTCGCCACCGGCACGGGCGTCGCCACGGACCACACGCGCGCGGTGATCAGCTACGAGAAGAGCTGCACGCTGGGCGACGGCGACGGCTGCAGCGCGCTGGCGGAGATGTTCTGGAACGGGAAGCCGATGCCGCGCGACCGGGCGCGCGCGGTGGTGCTCTGGCAGCGCGGCTGCGCGGTGGACGGCGCGGCGGCGTGCTGGCAGTACGGGCAGCGGCTGGTGAAGGGCGACGACGTGCCGAAGGACGAGGCGAAGGGCGCCGACGCGCTCGCGCGCAGCTGCGACGGCGGCGAGGCGCGCGCCTGCGCGCTGCTGGCCGAGCAGGTGCAGGCGGGCCGCGGCGTGCCCGCGGACCCCACGCGCGCGCAGACGCTCATGCAGCGCGCGTGCGACCTGGGGCTGACCGACCGGCGCTGCCGGAAGTAG
- a CDS encoding YfbK domain-containing protein produces the protein MSRSLRRAALVPLVAVLAGGPALALTAPDLLARVAPGTRIGAPTRAAPVVAGEVRDARSAAPVPNASVQVVGTNLGALTDAQGRFAIRATGLAPNATVTLVVRRIGYEAQTRPLQLTGDTVRVAFRLKPASMNLEAVVVATEQARRERRLPTTADAAAAQSVVSAPLMAPPPTFVAGGVARGVNRKAVGLQRGTARADDGFRRQPSDSTAFQREGYDRIEDNPFLAVAGNPRSTFSIDVDRASYGNVRRFITRGQRPPADAVRIEELVNYFPYALPSPRGEHPIAIATEVMPAPWQPKHRLVRVALQARRIETAQLPPSNLVFLLDVSGSMASPDKLPLVKQAFRLLVEQLRPQDRVAIAVYAGAAGLVLPSTSGREKARILEAIDRLEAGGSTAGGEGLLLAYRTAREARAEIEGNGRVNSRVVLATDGDFNVGVSSDAALERLIEDQRASGTYLTVLGFGTGNYQDAKMEKLAKRGNGNYAYVDDLAEARKVLVHELGATLHVVAQDVKLQVEFNPAAVRAYRLIGYENRLLRDEDFADDKKDAGDVGAGHSVTALYEVVPAGVTGTVAVRDAEPLRYGSSTGSSTGATEARPAAAGRDELLFVQLRYKRPGEDTSRLMRQVVRNDDAVRSVAAASADFRFAASVAGFGMLLRDSEHKGAATVADVLALARGAVGDDPGGHRGEFVGLVERWRRLDAEIATNR, from the coding sequence ATGTCCCGCTCGCTCCGCCGCGCCGCGCTCGTCCCCCTGGTCGCCGTGCTCGCCGGCGGGCCGGCGCTCGCGCTCACCGCCCCCGACCTCCTCGCACGCGTCGCCCCCGGCACGCGCATCGGGGCCCCCACGCGCGCCGCGCCCGTCGTCGCCGGCGAGGTGCGCGACGCGCGCAGCGCCGCGCCCGTCCCCAACGCCTCGGTGCAGGTCGTCGGCACCAACCTCGGCGCGCTCACCGACGCGCAGGGGCGCTTCGCGATCCGCGCCACGGGGCTCGCGCCCAACGCCACCGTGACGCTGGTCGTCCGGCGCATCGGCTACGAGGCGCAGACGCGCCCGCTGCAGCTGACCGGCGACACGGTGCGCGTGGCGTTCCGCCTCAAGCCCGCGTCGATGAATCTGGAGGCGGTGGTGGTCGCGACGGAGCAGGCGCGTCGGGAACGGCGCCTGCCGACGACCGCCGACGCGGCGGCCGCACAGTCGGTCGTCTCCGCGCCGCTCATGGCGCCGCCGCCGACGTTCGTGGCCGGCGGGGTCGCGCGCGGGGTGAACCGCAAGGCGGTCGGCCTGCAGCGCGGCACCGCGCGCGCCGACGACGGCTTCCGGCGCCAGCCGAGCGACTCGACCGCGTTCCAGCGCGAGGGCTACGACCGCATCGAGGACAACCCGTTCCTCGCGGTCGCCGGCAACCCGCGCTCGACGTTCTCCATCGACGTGGACCGCGCGAGCTACGGCAACGTGCGCCGCTTCATCACGCGCGGCCAACGCCCGCCCGCCGACGCGGTGCGCATCGAGGAGCTGGTGAACTACTTCCCGTACGCCCTCCCGAGCCCGCGCGGCGAGCATCCGATCGCGATCGCGACCGAGGTGATGCCCGCGCCGTGGCAGCCGAAGCACCGGCTGGTGCGCGTCGCGCTGCAGGCACGCCGCATCGAGACCGCGCAGCTGCCGCCGAGCAACCTCGTGTTCCTGCTCGACGTCAGCGGGTCGATGGCGAGCCCCGACAAGCTGCCGCTCGTGAAGCAGGCGTTCCGGCTGCTGGTCGAGCAGCTGCGGCCGCAGGATCGCGTGGCGATCGCGGTGTACGCGGGCGCGGCCGGGCTGGTGCTGCCGTCGACGTCGGGGCGCGAGAAGGCGCGCATCCTGGAGGCGATCGACCGGCTGGAGGCAGGCGGCTCGACGGCCGGCGGCGAGGGGCTGCTGCTGGCGTACCGCACGGCGCGCGAGGCGCGCGCGGAGATCGAGGGCAACGGCCGCGTCAACTCGCGCGTCGTGCTGGCGACCGACGGCGACTTCAACGTCGGCGTCTCCAGCGACGCGGCGCTCGAGCGGCTGATCGAGGACCAGCGCGCCTCGGGCACGTACCTGACGGTGCTCGGCTTCGGCACGGGCAACTACCAGGACGCGAAGATGGAGAAGCTCGCGAAGCGCGGGAACGGCAACTACGCGTACGTCGACGACCTGGCCGAGGCGCGCAAGGTGCTGGTGCACGAGCTGGGCGCGACGCTGCACGTCGTCGCGCAGGACGTGAAGCTGCAGGTCGAGTTCAACCCGGCCGCGGTGCGTGCGTACCGGCTGATCGGCTACGAGAACCGCCTGCTGCGCGACGAGGACTTCGCCGACGACAAGAAGGACGCGGGCGACGTCGGCGCGGGGCACAGCGTGACGGCACTGTACGAGGTGGTGCCCGCGGGCGTGACGGGCACGGTCGCCGTGCGCGACGCCGAGCCGCTGCGCTACGGCTCGAGCACCGGCTCGAGCACCGGCGCGACCGAGGCGCGGCCGGCCGCGGCGGGGCGCGACGAGCTGCTGTTCGTGCAGCTGCGCTACAAGCGCCCGGGCGAGGACACGAGCCGCCTGATGCGCCAGGTCGTGCGCAACGACGACGCGGTCCGCAGCGTGGCCGCGGCGAGCGCCGACTTCCGCTTCGCCGCATCGGTGGCGGGCTTCGGGATGCTGCTGCGGGACTCGGAGCACAAGGGCGCCGCGACGGTCGCGGACGTGCTGGCGCTGGCGCGCGGCGCGGTGGGCGACGATCCCGGTGGGCACCGGGGCGAGTTCGTCGGACTCGTCGAGCGCTGGCGTCGCCTGGACGCGGAGATCGCGACCAACAGATAG
- a CDS encoding protein kinase domain-containing protein translates to MPILPDQLPPEARRLTGRYEILAELGRGGMAVVYLARDRQSGQHVAIKLIATRYSADQEALRRFAREARTVAGLRHPNLVRTLGVEALDETGDAFAIVNAYVHGRTLRAILREAGPLRFDVVIGVLRDVAAGLAHAHAARIVHRDVKPENIFLEDGSDRALLADFGIARSLDTDTLLTMTGSSLGTPTYMAPEQVDGRTADERADVYALGLVGWEMVAGRRPWQGETLYTVLHNQKHERLPDLAALRPDIPAFLLSAIEGAMQKDPAARWRDAGELLARLTPRATPLPPAPSTAEIDATTLRRVVPVSAGEAPPIAPAPATAPAAVDPPLRQTPPVRATRRGVRRPVLLATGAVAVMLVLLLALVSSRRSDDGIDPTIATSAPSVAPAPPVARDTALDSLLAASARTANSAAGDVRLDSGRAAVPNAPPAAPESPRPSTPSAPGVARTLAETCQSPASADQRSCLLGHLERTDARLTRVYQGVIARYRRAAGGVREPASVRALRAEQRAWLATRDRVCRERTRATEGPLWAAARVPCFEQLAEQRAAALEARATPRASAPRASAPRRRVGTGESGY, encoded by the coding sequence GTGCCGATTCTCCCCGACCAGCTCCCGCCCGAAGCCCGGCGCCTCACCGGCCGGTACGAGATCCTCGCGGAGCTCGGGCGCGGCGGGATGGCGGTGGTCTACCTCGCGCGCGACCGGCAGTCCGGGCAGCACGTCGCCATCAAGCTGATCGCGACGCGCTACTCGGCCGACCAGGAGGCGCTGCGCCGCTTCGCGCGTGAGGCGCGCACGGTCGCCGGCCTGCGCCACCCGAACCTCGTGCGCACCCTCGGCGTCGAGGCGCTCGACGAGACGGGCGACGCGTTCGCGATCGTCAACGCGTACGTGCACGGGCGCACGCTGCGCGCGATCCTGCGCGAGGCCGGCCCGTTGCGCTTCGACGTCGTGATCGGCGTGCTGCGCGACGTCGCGGCGGGGCTCGCGCACGCGCACGCCGCGCGCATCGTGCACCGCGACGTGAAGCCCGAGAACATCTTCCTGGAGGATGGCAGCGACCGCGCGCTGCTCGCGGACTTCGGCATCGCGCGCTCGCTCGACACGGACACGCTGCTGACGATGACCGGCAGCTCGCTCGGCACGCCGACGTACATGGCGCCCGAGCAGGTGGACGGCCGCACGGCCGACGAGCGCGCCGACGTCTACGCGCTGGGCCTCGTGGGATGGGAGATGGTCGCGGGCCGGCGGCCGTGGCAGGGCGAGACGCTCTACACGGTGCTGCACAACCAGAAGCACGAGCGGCTGCCCGACCTCGCGGCGCTGCGGCCCGACATCCCCGCGTTCCTGCTGAGCGCGATCGAGGGGGCGATGCAGAAGGATCCCGCCGCGCGCTGGCGCGACGCGGGCGAGCTGCTCGCGCGCCTGACGCCCCGCGCGACGCCGCTGCCGCCGGCGCCGAGCACGGCGGAGATCGATGCGACCACGCTGCGGCGCGTCGTGCCGGTGTCGGCCGGTGAGGCACCGCCGATCGCGCCCGCGCCCGCGACGGCTCCCGCCGCGGTCGATCCGCCGCTGCGGCAGACCCCGCCCGTGCGCGCGACGCGCCGCGGCGTACGCCGTCCGGTGCTCCTCGCGACGGGCGCGGTGGCCGTGATGCTCGTGCTGCTGCTGGCGCTCGTGTCGTCGCGGCGCTCGGACGACGGCATCGACCCGACGATCGCGACGTCGGCCCCGTCCGTCGCGCCGGCGCCTCCCGTCGCGCGCGACACCGCGCTCGACTCGCTGCTCGCCGCATCCGCGCGCACCGCGAACAGCGCGGCGGGCGACGTGCGGCTGGACTCCGGGCGCGCCGCGGTCCCGAATGCTCCGCCCGCGGCGCCCGAATCTCCGCGCCCGAGCACGCCGAGCGCGCCGGGCGTCGCGCGCACGCTGGCCGAGACGTGCCAGTCGCCCGCGTCGGCCGACCAGCGCAGCTGTCTGCTCGGTCACCTGGAGCGCACCGACGCGCGGCTGACCCGCGTCTACCAGGGCGTGATCGCGCGCTACCGCCGCGCGGCGGGCGGCGTGCGCGAGCCGGCGTCGGTGCGCGCGCTGCGCGCGGAGCAGCGCGCGTGGCTCGCGACGCGCGACCGCGTATGCCGCGAGCGCACCCGGGCGACCGAGGGGCCGCTGTGGGCCGCCGCGCGCGTGCCGTGCTTCGAGCAGCTGGCCGAGCAGCGGGCGGCGGCGCTCGAGGCGCGGGCGACGCCGCGTGCGTCGGCACCGCGTGCATCGGCGCCGCGGCGACGCGTCGGCACCGGCGAATCCGGGTACTGA
- a CDS encoding Ig-like domain-containing protein — protein sequence MSRNVFSALAACVVVTLAACGGSDSVTSPGTNTPPGNTPPGNTPPGNTPPTSTPVATVAITPAGGTVFVGRTLQLSAAARDAAGATLSGRAITWTSSADSIARVDANGLVTGAAAGNVVITAASEGKTSTATVAVQNVPVASVVVTPATANLRTGDTLRLAASARDESGATLAGRQVRWTSSSNNVVTIDSVSGLLRAMGQGSATITATSEGKTGTATVAVIAPVATVSVNAALDTLEAWDVVQLTATLRDAANNVLTNRVVRWTSSNTAVATVDSLSGMLTGLDRGTVTVTATSEGKVGTATRVVVIKYRSITAGTEHACDIASGGIVWCWGRNGTQQRVGMAQNASESYSNVPFQLNTTLRFTQISTFGTTTCGIARDGKAYCWGYNGWGNLGNGSSVTSPTPVAVAGGHTFKSISLGGQHSCGVTTDDKVYCWGFNQSSEFGNNTSASSNVPVLAANGMSFAKVSGGNDVTCGVTAGGQGYCWGHNGAGQLGDGLRITGGNTYTRTPSAIVGGLTFRSVHASQSYSCGLTTSGEGYCWGSGGNRFGSGFSGETSTPRAIPGYSWKQIAPGSRQACGITTSDEIYCWGSNGSGQLGNAVGTNGSTTPVRAGGSIKGAEVSAANIATGSAAYTCAISADRLTTWCWGRNDYGQLGNGATTPFETANVNPQIVVGQKPLPVTR from the coding sequence ATGTCCCGCAACGTCTTCTCCGCGCTGGCCGCCTGCGTCGTCGTGACGCTCGCTGCATGCGGCGGCTCCGATAGCGTCACGTCGCCCGGCACGAACACGCCGCCCGGCAACACCCCACCCGGCAACACGCCCCCGGGCAACACGCCGCCGACCTCGACGCCCGTCGCGACGGTCGCGATCACGCCCGCCGGCGGCACCGTGTTCGTCGGCCGCACGCTGCAGCTCTCCGCCGCGGCGCGCGACGCCGCGGGCGCGACGCTGAGCGGCCGCGCGATCACGTGGACGTCGTCGGCCGACAGCATCGCGCGCGTCGACGCGAACGGCCTCGTGACCGGCGCCGCCGCGGGCAACGTCGTCATCACCGCGGCGAGCGAAGGGAAGACGTCGACCGCGACCGTCGCCGTGCAGAACGTGCCCGTGGCGAGCGTCGTCGTGACGCCGGCGACGGCGAACCTCCGCACCGGCGACACGCTGCGCCTCGCCGCCAGCGCGCGCGACGAGAGCGGCGCGACGCTCGCCGGCCGCCAGGTGCGCTGGACGTCGAGCTCCAACAACGTCGTCACCATCGACAGCGTCAGCGGCCTGCTGCGCGCGATGGGCCAGGGCTCGGCCACCATCACCGCGACCAGCGAGGGGAAGACCGGCACCGCCACCGTCGCCGTCATCGCGCCCGTCGCCACCGTCAGCGTCAACGCGGCGCTCGACACGCTCGAGGCGTGGGACGTCGTGCAGCTGACCGCCACGCTGCGCGACGCGGCGAACAACGTGCTCACCAACCGCGTCGTGCGCTGGACCAGCAGCAACACCGCCGTCGCCACCGTCGACAGCCTGTCGGGCATGCTCACGGGCCTCGACCGCGGCACCGTCACCGTGACCGCCACGAGCGAGGGCAAGGTCGGCACCGCGACGCGCGTCGTCGTGATCAAGTACCGCTCGATCACCGCCGGCACCGAGCACGCCTGCGACATCGCGTCGGGCGGCATCGTCTGGTGCTGGGGCCGCAACGGCACGCAGCAGCGCGTCGGCATGGCGCAGAACGCGTCGGAGTCGTACAGCAACGTGCCCTTCCAGCTCAACACGACCCTGCGCTTCACGCAGATCAGCACCTTCGGCACGACGACGTGCGGCATCGCGCGCGACGGCAAGGCGTACTGCTGGGGCTACAACGGGTGGGGCAACCTGGGCAACGGCAGCAGCGTCACGAGCCCGACGCCCGTCGCCGTCGCCGGCGGCCACACCTTCAAGTCGATCTCGCTCGGCGGGCAGCACAGCTGCGGCGTGACCACCGACGACAAGGTCTACTGCTGGGGCTTCAACCAGAGCTCGGAGTTCGGCAACAACACGTCGGCCAGCAGCAACGTGCCGGTGCTCGCCGCGAACGGGATGTCGTTCGCCAAGGTCAGCGGCGGCAACGACGTGACGTGCGGCGTGACGGCGGGCGGCCAGGGCTACTGCTGGGGCCACAACGGCGCCGGCCAGCTGGGCGACGGCCTGCGCATCACGGGCGGCAACACCTACACGCGCACCCCGTCGGCGATCGTCGGCGGCCTGACCTTCCGCTCGGTCCACGCGTCGCAGAGCTACAGCTGCGGCCTGACCACCAGCGGCGAGGGCTACTGCTGGGGCTCGGGCGGCAACCGGTTCGGCAGCGGCTTCTCGGGCGAGACCTCGACGCCGCGCGCCATCCCGGGCTACAGCTGGAAGCAGATCGCCCCGGGCTCGCGCCAGGCCTGCGGCATCACGACCTCGGACGAGATCTACTGCTGGGGCTCGAACGGCTCGGGCCAGCTGGGCAACGCGGTCGGCACCAACGGCAGCACCACGCCGGTCCGCGCCGGCGGCTCGATCAAGGGCGCGGAGGTGAGCGCCGCGAACATCGCCACGGGCTCGGCGGCCTACACCTGCGCCATCTCGGCGGACCGCCTGACGACCTGGTGCTGGGGCCGGAACGACTACGGCCAGCTGGGCAACGGGGCGACGACGCCCTTCGAGACGGCGAACGTGAATCCGCAGATCGTGGTGGGGCAGAAGCCGCTGCCGGTGACGCGCTGA
- a CDS encoding serine/threonine-protein kinase, which produces MPKVCPVCGTSYDDQNSFCSIDGSTLRVVESAESVVGSVVADRYLVTALLGEGGMGKVYLARHVRLPQQAAIKILRADLVRDPMAVARFNREASNASQIEAEHVARVYDYGETRDGLVYLAMEYVPGKTLRRIIESEGPLPPRRTAELIRQIAAGLDAAHDLTPPLIHRDLKPDNILVVTSASGRDRVKVVDFGIAKAFGSEDHALTRTGFVVGTPEFMSPEQLLGEPLDPRSDVYALALVAFECLTGTLPFDMTTPERARMARLVESPHHLLDSTPGVTWPESMEQLFESALSRDRTGRPASAGEFAQALMLAIHEEWPGPVPTTTGRVGLPTPAERRADTPPARPSPTPPSTPMPAPMPASMPASMPAIAPDMPTPDAPVPAARMPHVRSMEAPARRSRTRWLGAAVVVAVLVAGALLATRPRTSAEPTSQLAALTPPAPPVADSVAPPATPPGVAAPASTPAPRSAERPRDDAARVSGAAGGETSDDEPPSEARTAASALDSLVRALDGAGVDAPTARSLAQSMRALLPRLGRDDQVRANIGLVRAHILAGDVTAACSALRTATASARRAAQRSEIRRLDEQLGCE; this is translated from the coding sequence ATGCCGAAGGTCTGCCCGGTCTGCGGGACGTCCTACGACGATCAGAACTCGTTCTGCTCGATCGACGGCAGCACGCTCCGAGTGGTCGAGTCCGCCGAGAGCGTCGTCGGATCGGTCGTCGCCGACCGCTACCTCGTCACGGCCCTGCTCGGCGAGGGCGGGATGGGGAAGGTCTACCTCGCGCGCCACGTCCGGCTGCCGCAGCAGGCCGCGATCAAGATCCTGCGCGCGGACCTCGTGCGCGATCCGATGGCCGTCGCGCGCTTCAACCGCGAGGCGTCGAACGCCAGCCAGATCGAGGCGGAGCACGTCGCGCGCGTGTACGACTACGGCGAGACGCGCGACGGCCTCGTCTACCTGGCGATGGAGTACGTGCCCGGGAAGACGCTCCGCCGCATCATCGAGTCGGAAGGGCCGCTGCCGCCGCGGCGCACGGCGGAGCTGATCCGGCAGATCGCCGCCGGCCTCGACGCTGCGCACGACCTGACGCCGCCGCTCATCCACCGCGACCTCAAGCCCGACAACATCCTCGTCGTCACGTCGGCGAGCGGCCGCGATCGCGTGAAGGTCGTGGACTTCGGCATCGCCAAGGCGTTCGGCTCGGAGGACCACGCGCTCACGCGCACGGGCTTCGTCGTCGGCACGCCCGAGTTCATGAGCCCCGAGCAGCTGCTCGGCGAGCCGCTCGATCCGCGCAGCGACGTGTACGCGCTGGCGCTGGTCGCGTTCGAGTGCCTCACCGGAACGCTGCCGTTCGACATGACGACGCCGGAGCGCGCGCGCATGGCGCGGCTCGTCGAGTCGCCGCACCACCTGCTCGACAGCACGCCGGGCGTGACCTGGCCGGAGTCGATGGAGCAGCTGTTCGAGTCGGCGCTGTCGCGCGATCGCACGGGCCGCCCCGCGAGCGCGGGCGAGTTCGCGCAGGCGCTGATGCTCGCGATCCACGAGGAGTGGCCGGGACCCGTGCCGACGACGACGGGACGCGTGGGGCTGCCGACGCCGGCGGAGCGACGCGCCGACACGCCGCCCGCGCGGCCGTCGCCGACGCCGCCGTCCACGCCGATGCCCGCACCCATGCCGGCATCCATGCCGGCATCCATGCCCGCGATCGCGCCCGACATGCCGACGCCCGACGCGCCGGTGCCGGCCGCGCGGATGCCGCACGTGCGGTCGATGGAGGCGCCGGCGCGCCGATCGCGGACGCGATGGCTGGGCGCGGCGGTCGTCGTCGCGGTGCTCGTGGCCGGTGCGCTGCTCGCGACCCGTCCGCGCACCTCGGCCGAGCCGACGTCGCAGCTCGCGGCGCTGACGCCGCCGGCGCCGCCGGTCGCCGACTCCGTCGCGCCGCCCGCCACGCCGCCTGGCGTCGCCGCGCCCGCGTCGACACCGGCGCCGAGGTCCGCCGAGCGGCCGCGCGACGACGCGGCGCGCGTGTCGGGCGCGGCGGGCGGTGAGACGTCGGACGACGAGCCGCCATCCGAGGCGCGCACCGCCGCGTCGGCGCTCGACTCGCTGGTGCGCGCGCTCGACGGCGCGGGCGTGGACGCGCCGACCGCGCGCAGCCTCGCGCAGTCCATGCGCGCGCTGCTGCCGCGGCTCGGCCGCGACGACCAGGTGCGCGCGAACATCGGCCTGGTGCGGGCGCACATCCTCGCCGGTGACGTGACGGCCGCGTGCAGCGCGCTGCGCACCGCCACCGCGTCCGCCCGCCGCGCCGCGCAGCGGAGCGAGATCCGGCGTCTCGACGAACAGCTCGGATGCGAGTGA
- a CDS encoding cupin domain-containing protein translates to MPTLRPPKVLPPGGGETLHVLDEVATFKVTAGDGQGAFSLVELDCPPGGGVPLHTHDVADHVLYVLEGTFALTLDGRRETVTPGACAMIPRGHAHGYANVGDARGRLLVIATPPASEERVFLELAAMLATGPDGSTELTSAIRLLGARHDLALPLAEQPPTDPPPAS, encoded by the coding sequence GTGCCCACGCTCCGCCCCCCCAAGGTGCTGCCGCCGGGCGGAGGCGAGACGCTGCACGTGCTCGACGAGGTGGCGACGTTCAAGGTGACCGCGGGCGACGGCCAGGGCGCGTTCTCGCTGGTGGAGCTGGACTGCCCGCCCGGCGGCGGCGTGCCGCTCCACACGCACGACGTCGCGGACCACGTGCTCTACGTGCTCGAGGGCACGTTCGCGCTGACGCTCGACGGGCGGCGCGAGACGGTGACGCCCGGCGCGTGCGCGATGATCCCGCGCGGGCATGCGCACGGCTACGCGAACGTCGGCGACGCGCGCGGCCGGCTGCTCGTGATCGCGACGCCGCCTGCGAGCGAGGAGCGCGTCTTCCTCGAGCTGGCCGCGATGCTGGCGACGGGCCCCGACGGCTCGACGGAGCTGACGTCGGCCATCCGCCTGCTGGGCGCGCGGCACGACCTCGCGCTGCCGCTGGCCGAGCAGCCGCCGACGGATCCGCCGCCCGCATCGTGA